A window of the Phragmites australis chromosome 20, lpPhrAust1.1, whole genome shotgun sequence genome harbors these coding sequences:
- the LOC133901821 gene encoding uncharacterized protein LOC133901821, whose translation MSAAVCGKRASSFFEDQQLPHAGSPPPSKRTRFRSAGGGSPSPPRPRGADPGFVAAIRARFPAVSLEFIEKALEECGNDLDAATKYLLNLHVESAEYNVAHVYQSPIRMSTEDQVPTNGILDGNEVAAPVDSVPCAESLPSSSTQWVEILVNEMVSASDTVDAKARASRVLEVFERSVISHIGAEALQNFQKENSVYKEQSEAVIRENTILKKAVAIQHERQKECDERNQELQQLKQLVVQYQEQVRSLEVNNYALSMHLRQAQQGNSMAGHFHRDIF comes from the exons ATGTCCGCGGCGGTGTGCGGGAAGAGGGCGTCCTCCTTCTTCGAGGACCAGCAGCTCCCCCATGCGGGGTCCCCACCGCCCTCCAAGCGCACCCGCTTCCGCAGCGCCGGAGGCGGAAGCCCCTCGCCGCCCCGGCCGCGCGGCGCCGACCCAGGATTCGTCGCCGCGATCCGCGCCAGGTTCCCAGCAGTGAGCCTTGAG TTTATTGAGAAGGCTCTGGAAGAGTGTGGAAATGATTTGGATGCAGCAACAAAGTACTTGCTTAATCTGCATGTAGAATCTGCCGAATACAATGTGGCTCACGTGTATCAATCTCCCATCAGAATGTCTACAGAGGATCAAGTGCCCACCAATG GTATTTTGGATGGCAATGAAGTTGCTGCACCTGTAGATAGTGTTCCTTGTGCAGAGAGTCTTCCGTCAAGCAGCACTCAATGGGTTGAGATTCTTGTGAATGAGATGGTGAGTGCCTCTGACACGGTTGATGCAAAGGCTCGTGCCTCCAGAGTATTGGAGGTTTTTGAGAGGTCTGTGATCTCTCATATTGGTGCGGAAGCACTTCAAAATTTCCAGAAG GAAAATTCGGTTTATAAGGAACAGTCTGAAGCTGTCATTAGGGAAAACACTATTCTGAAGAAAGCAGTTGCAATACAGCATGAGCGCCAAAAGGAGTGTGATGAGAGAAACCAGGAGCTTCAGCAACTGAAGCAGTTGGTTGTTCAGTACCAGGAACAAGTTAGAAGCCTTGAG GTAAATAACTATGCGTTATCCATGCACCTCAGGCAAGCTCAGCAAGGAAACTCAATGGCAGGGCACTTCCACCGGGACATTTTCTGA